Proteins found in one Xenopus laevis strain J_2021 chromosome 1L, Xenopus_laevis_v10.1, whole genome shotgun sequence genomic segment:
- the alkbh2.L gene encoding DNA oxidative demethylase ALKBH2, with protein MDAYVVRKSAATSKRGRVGSNDLNKPNEEPLTKKANTHKDTVCLIPDHFIWKKLQAENLDCDYTSLFSKNEADDIFQKLEKDIVYFSGNLSRVMVFGKWHNVPRKQVTYGDEGLNYTFSGITLSPKPWIPVLAHIRVRLQLATGHSFNFVLINRYKDGNDHIGEHRDDEKELVPQSPIASVSFGAYRDFIFRHKDARCKNPVRHIQPVKVELAHGSLLMMNYPTNVYWYHSLPVRKKVLSPRVNLTFRNICLGSLK; from the exons ATGGATGCATATGTAGTTAGAAAATCAGCAGCTACAAGCAAAAGAGGTCGTGTGGGAAGTAATGATCTCAACAAACCAAATGAAGAACCACTTACAAAGAAGGCAAACACTCACAAAGACACTGTTTGCTTAATCCCAGATCATTTTATATGGAAGAAACTACAAGCAGAGAATCTTGACTGTGATTACACATCTCTGTTCAGTAAAAATGAAGCAGATGACatatttcaaaaactagaaaaggaCATAgtatatttttcag ggaATCTGAGTCGAGTTATGGTTTTTGGAAAATGGCATAATGTCCCAAGAAAGCAAGTTACATATGGGGATGAGGGCTTAAACTACACATTTTCTGGGATTACCTTGTCTCCTAAACCTTGGATTCCAGTTTTAGCCCACATAAGAGTGAGATTACAGTTAGCCACTGGGCACTCCTTCAATTTTGTACTTATTAACAG gtACAAAGATGGTAATGATCACATCGGTGAACACAGAGATGATGAAAAAGAGCTGGTCCCACAGAGTCCAATTGCTTCTGTGTCCTTTGGAGCCTACCGAGATTTCATCTTTCGCCATAAAGATGCTAGGTGTAAAAACCCTGTGCGTCATATTCAGCCTGTAAAGGTGGAACTAGCCCATGGTAGCCTACTTATGATGAACTATCCCACCAATGTCTACTGGTATCACAGCCTTCCTGTCAGGAAGAAAGTTCTATCTCCGCGAGTCAACCTAACTTTTCGTAATATTTGTCTGGGAAGTTTAAAATGA
- the mif.L gene encoding macrophage migration inhibitory factor: MPVFTIRTNVCRDSVPDTLLSDLTKQLAKATGKPAEYIAIHIVPDQIMSFGDSTDPCAVCSLCSIGKIGGPQNKSYTKLLCDILTKQLNIPANRVYINYYDLNAANVGWNGSTFA; encoded by the exons ATGCCTGTCTTCACCATCCGTACCAACGTCTGCCGGGACTCCGTGCCCGATACCCTTCTGTCCGATCTCACCAAGCAGCTGGCCAAGGCTACGGGCAAACCAGCTGAG TACATTGCAATTCATATTGTGCCTGATCAAATTATGAGTTTTGGTGATTCAACTGATCCTTGTGCCGTGTGCAGTCTGTGCAGCATTGGAAAGATAGGGGGGCCGCAGAACAAAAGCTACACTAAGCTGCTCTGTGACATTCTGACTAAACAGCTGAACATCCCTGCTAACAG agtCTACATAAATTATTATGACCTTAATGCTGCAAACGTTGGCTGGAATGGATCTACCTTTgcctaa